Proteins encoded within one genomic window of Haloplanus vescus:
- a CDS encoding bacterio-opsin activator domain-containing protein encodes MDDRLRRAPIGVLDVDANGVVRDCNERGRSLVDATGDPTSVPLAEVYPRSVDDTLLTAFDGDGVTETEFEEYYPDLERWFAVSVVSHEAGGTVYVRDVTAARRNERSLRQLRQERERTALIDDVLSDILTALVDATSRQEIAETVCRGLGETDLYEFAWVGEHDLGCDDLVVRAVAGETGETFEAIRGALDDGSVATAEERAVESGQLHAVQPLTSSEAVPDAVRTAGFADGVQSTLSIPLVYGPNVHGVVGVYASGTEAFAERERASFETLGDVAGFAITAVRNRNLLLSDAVAEITFELGDDSALTRLSRSLDATLRLEGTVPQDDDAMLCFVAVEGDDPEALARAAADVEAVQESRVVGDAESGGTVELTMRGSTPLLAVSSLGGTVRQATFERGSGRLVVDLPPDGDVRRIVETVTREYDAAFVSKTERERPVTTAREFRDEVDDALTDRQKMVLRTAYLADYFESPRGSTAEEVATDLGITGSTLLHHLRAGQRKLLDAYLEERAEES; translated from the coding sequence ATGGATGACCGGCTACGGCGGGCACCGATAGGCGTCCTCGACGTCGACGCCAACGGGGTGGTCCGCGACTGCAACGAGCGCGGTCGGTCGCTCGTCGACGCCACGGGGGACCCGACCAGCGTGCCGCTCGCCGAGGTGTATCCGCGCTCCGTCGACGACACGCTTCTGACCGCGTTCGACGGCGACGGAGTCACAGAGACGGAGTTCGAGGAGTACTACCCCGACCTCGAACGGTGGTTCGCCGTCTCCGTCGTGTCGCACGAAGCGGGCGGGACGGTCTACGTCCGCGACGTGACGGCGGCCCGTCGCAACGAGCGGTCGCTCCGCCAGTTGCGGCAGGAACGCGAGCGGACCGCCCTCATCGACGACGTGCTCTCGGACATCCTGACGGCCCTCGTCGACGCCACGTCCCGGCAAGAGATAGCCGAGACTGTCTGTCGGGGGCTGGGCGAGACCGACCTGTACGAGTTCGCGTGGGTCGGCGAACACGACCTCGGCTGCGACGACCTCGTCGTCCGCGCGGTGGCCGGCGAGACGGGCGAGACCTTCGAGGCCATCCGCGGCGCGCTCGACGACGGCAGCGTGGCGACTGCCGAGGAGCGAGCGGTCGAGAGCGGGCAGTTACACGCGGTCCAACCGCTCACGTCGAGTGAGGCAGTCCCCGACGCGGTGCGGACGGCAGGCTTCGCCGACGGCGTGCAGTCGACGCTCTCGATTCCGCTCGTCTACGGCCCGAACGTCCACGGCGTCGTCGGCGTCTACGCCAGCGGCACCGAAGCGTTCGCCGAGCGCGAACGCGCCAGTTTCGAGACGCTGGGCGACGTGGCGGGGTTCGCCATCACCGCCGTTCGGAACCGGAACCTACTACTCTCGGACGCCGTCGCGGAGATTACCTTCGAACTCGGCGACGATTCGGCGCTGACGAGGCTGAGTCGGTCCCTCGACGCGACGCTGCGACTGGAGGGAACGGTGCCACAGGACGACGACGCGATGCTCTGTTTCGTCGCCGTCGAGGGCGACGACCCCGAAGCGCTCGCTCGCGCCGCGGCGGACGTCGAGGCAGTCCAGGAAAGCCGCGTCGTCGGCGACGCCGAGTCGGGCGGGACCGTCGAACTCACGATGCGTGGCTCGACGCCGCTGCTCGCGGTGTCTTCACTGGGTGGCACGGTTCGGCAAGCGACGTTCGAGCGAGGGTCGGGTCGACTCGTCGTCGACCTGCCGCCCGACGGCGACGTGCGTCGCATCGTGGAGACGGTCACCCGCGAGTACGACGCGGCGTTCGTTTCGAAGACAGAGCGCGAACGGCCAGTGACGACAGCGCGCGAGTTCCGCGACGAGGTGGACGACGCGTTGACCGACCGCCAGAAGATGGTCCTCCGGACTGCATACCTCGCCGACTACTTCGAGTCGCCGCGTGGCAGCACGGCCGAAGAAGTCGCCACCGACCTCGGTATCACGGGGTCGACGCTACTCCATCACCTGCGCGCTGGCCAGCGGAAACTGCTGGATGCCTATCTCGAAGAGCGCGCCGAAGAGTCCTGA
- a CDS encoding response regulator transcription factor, which yields MSGPDSTADVRTLVVDDEQEVADAYALRLRDYCDVETSYSGEAALSVVDSSPVDIVLLDRHMPGMSGDDVLSELVERDYYGRVVMVTAVDPGIEVLDMPFDDYLCKPVEREDIRAVIDQQRQILAYETLGKYFRAEAKRAVLDTELSGADPEQAGYGEIRERATRLERRTRRLLTDETVLDQFDAVSREEL from the coding sequence CGATAGCACGGCGGACGTGCGGACGCTCGTCGTCGACGACGAGCAGGAAGTGGCGGACGCCTACGCCCTGCGATTGCGAGACTACTGCGACGTGGAGACGTCCTACAGCGGCGAGGCGGCGCTATCGGTCGTCGACAGTTCGCCGGTCGACATCGTCCTTCTGGACCGCCACATGCCGGGGATGTCGGGCGACGACGTGCTCTCGGAACTCGTCGAGCGCGACTACTACGGGCGGGTCGTCATGGTGACGGCCGTCGACCCCGGCATCGAAGTGCTCGACATGCCGTTCGACGACTACCTCTGCAAGCCGGTCGAGCGCGAAGACATCCGCGCCGTCATCGACCAACAACGACAGATTCTGGCCTACGAGACGCTGGGGAAATACTTCCGCGCGGAGGCCAAGCGCGCGGTGCTCGATACGGAACTGAGCGGCGCCGACCCCGAGCAAGCGGGCTACGGAGAGATACGCGAGCGAGCGACGCGACTCGAACGCCGGACGCGGCGACTGCTGACCGACGAGACGGTGCTCGACCAGTTCGACGCCGTCTCGCGCGAGGAACTGTGA
- a CDS encoding sensor histidine kinase, with product MTGDSPAAIPLDAFSDPALAYAVERRDARITATNEAFERQFDEFATDTPVSTIFDRFTVRDTTGTEDPITHLVRGERVRLYFDREGDRGPFCARVLPDDEGGYLVFADLEQCPHYDGAPAVDQVSSVISHDLRNPLDVAKAHLQAARETGEQAHFESVADAHDRMERIIRDVLTLTRGDAVVDPSDTVSIETAATDAWQSVDTERATLELSDSLPAVTADPDHVRRVFENLFRNSVEHGSTDNRPQADDSVEHGAETEVDEAESDPTVTVGALEDGFYVTDTGPGIPPDEFDLVVEPGYSTREGGTGLGLAIVDRIVVAHGWDLTLTTAEDGGVRFEIRV from the coding sequence ATGACGGGCGATAGCCCTGCGGCGATTCCGCTGGACGCGTTTTCCGACCCCGCGCTCGCCTACGCCGTCGAGCGTCGGGACGCCCGAATCACGGCGACCAACGAGGCGTTCGAGCGACAGTTCGACGAGTTCGCCACCGACACGCCCGTGTCGACGATATTCGACCGCTTCACCGTCCGCGACACGACGGGCACCGAGGACCCGATTACCCACCTCGTTCGGGGTGAGCGCGTCCGTCTCTACTTCGACAGGGAGGGCGACCGAGGCCCGTTCTGCGCCCGCGTGCTCCCCGACGACGAGGGTGGGTATCTCGTCTTCGCCGACCTGGAGCAGTGCCCTCACTACGACGGCGCTCCCGCCGTCGACCAGGTCAGCAGCGTCATCAGCCACGACCTGCGGAATCCGCTCGATGTCGCCAAGGCCCACCTCCAGGCGGCGCGCGAGACGGGCGAGCAAGCCCACTTCGAGTCCGTCGCCGACGCCCACGACCGGATGGAGCGAATCATCCGCGACGTGCTCACGCTCACGCGTGGCGACGCCGTCGTGGACCCCTCGGATACGGTGTCCATCGAAACCGCCGCGACGGACGCCTGGCAATCGGTCGACACCGAACGTGCGACCCTCGAACTCTCCGACTCGCTCCCCGCCGTCACCGCCGACCCCGACCACGTCCGACGGGTGTTCGAGAACCTCTTCCGAAATAGTGTGGAGCATGGCTCCACAGATAACCGGCCACAGGCCGATGATAGTGTGGAGCACGGGGCGGAAACCGAGGTTGACGAGGCGGAGAGCGACCCGACAGTCACCGTCGGCGCGCTCGAAGACGGGTTCTACGTCACCGACACGGGACCGGGCATCCCGCCGGACGAATTCGATTTGGTCGTCGAACCGGGCTACTCCACCCGCGAGGGCGGCACCGGACTCGGCCTCGCAATCGTCGACCGAATCGTCGTCGCGCACGGCTGGGACCTGACGCTCACGACGGCGGAAGACGGCGGCGTCAGATTCGAAATCAGAGTGTGA